A stretch of Camelina sativa cultivar DH55 chromosome 18, Cs, whole genome shotgun sequence DNA encodes these proteins:
- the LOC104761951 gene encoding uncharacterized protein LOC104761951, with amino-acid sequence MAAALECWSSRAGGGGGGPDDDLVDQVLMRTHDRSESLITSPPDTTLENEGGGGSTTVFDQSSSAMQKRFQRLSRNVSGAIASLKNSLSLDNPRDNQSVGGAPSPKAEAGVGGGRKLVWATVVRNLAKMYPGSQLPEKLVSNLKKHYDSLPFSYSQADFDMKEVFLHVKLIEQASGDDNPVFMIQEVSAEEPRGSVLRLTFACNSSLSWSTMSAALDGASICCKKILTFEKKGLTLGVVLLLDQSGRDNLFKTRVENALKVATRKPKPTSVKLPFGLCGCQEETGGVGELGGVEEESIQHSNRLGVENSNSIIQLHTPLPSSSFAVSVDEWQTIQSGGNEIGKWLLNSDSFEFGDQVGPNSFKGIFRGKRVGIEKLKGCDKGNSYEFELRKDFLELMVCGHKSILQFYGVCIDENHGLCIVTKLMEGGSLHELMLKNKKLQTKQILRIAIDIAEGLKFMNDHGVAYRDLNTQRILLDKHGNACLGDIGIVTACKSFGEAVEYETDGYRWLAPEIIAGDPENTTETWMSNAYSFGMVLWEMVTGEAAYATCSPVQAAVGIAACGLRPDIPKECPQALKTLMINCWNNSPSKRPNFSHIHNTLLRAISR; translated from the exons GACGACGATCTTGTCGATCAGGTACTCATGCGCACTCACGACAGGTCCGAGTCACTTATAACGTCTCCGCCTGATACCACTTTGGAGaacgaaggaggaggaggatccaCGACGGTTTTCGATCAGAGCTCATCGGCTATGCAGAAACGGTTTCAGCGTCTCAGCCGGAATGTGTCTGGGGCGATTGCGTCGCTTAAAAACTCGCTCAGTCTCGATAACCCCCGGGATAACCAGAGCGTCGGTGGAGCTCCGTCGCCTAAGGCCGAAGCTGGTGTCGGCGGCGGGAGGAAGCTCGTGTGGGCTACTGTAGTGAGGAACCTTGCTAAGATGTATCCTGGCAGTCAGTTACCGGAGAAGCTCGTATCAAATCTCAAGAAGCATTATGATTCCTTGCCCTTCAG TTACAGTCAGGCTGATTTCGATATGAAAGAAGTATTCTTACACGTTAAGTTGATAGAGCAAGCTTCCGGAGATGACAATCCTGTGTTTATGATTCAAGAAGTATCTGCTGAGGAGCCTCGTGGTTCAGTCCTCAGACTCACGTTCGCCTGCAACTCTTCTCTTTCATGGTCTACTATGTCAGCCGCTCTTGATGGTGCTTCCATTTGTTGCAAGAAGATACTAACCTTTGAGAAGAAGGGGTTGACTCTCGGTGTTGTTCTACTTCTGGATCAATCTGGGCGAGATAATTTGTTTAAAACCCGGGTTGAAAACGCCCTCAAGGTTGCAACCAGGAAGCCAAAACCGACTTCGGTTAAGCTTCCTTTTGGGCTTTGTGGCTGTCAAGAAGAGACTGGAGGTGTAGGGGAACTTGGGGGTGTTGAAGAAGAGTCCATTCAGCATAGTAATAGGCTAGGGGTAGAAAACTCTAATAGTATCATCCAGCTTCACACTCCACTTCCTAGTTCTTCATTTGCAGTATCAGTAGATGAATGGCAGACCATCCAATCAGGTGGCAATGAGATTGGAAAGTGGCTCTTGAATTCTGATAGTTTTGAGTTCGGTGATCAGGTTGGACCAAATTCTTTCAAAGGAATTTTCCGCGGAAAAAGAGTGGGAATTGAGAAACTAAAAGGTTGTGATAAGGGGAATTCATATGAGTTCGAGCTCCGGAAAGATTTCTTGGAGCTGATGGTTTGTGGACACAAGAGCATTCTGCAATTTTATGGCGTTTGCATCGATGAGAACCATGGATTATGCATTGTGACAAAACTTATGGAAGGTGGGTCACTCCATGAACTGATGTTGAAGAATAAGAAGCTTCAAACCAAGCAGATATTGCGAATTGCTATAGACATAGCCGAAGGGCTGAAGTTCATGAATGATCATGGTGTTGCTTATCGGGACCTTAACACGCAAAGAATACTACTAGATAAACATGGCAACGCCTGTTTAGGAGATATTGGAATAGTCACTGCTTGTAAGAGCTTTGGTGAGGCTGTGGAGTACGAGACTGATGGCTATCGATGGCTTGCACCTGAG ATCATAGCTGGTGACCCGGAAAATACGACAGAGACTTGGATGAGCAATGCATATAGTTTTGGAATGGTACTGTGGGAGATGGTGACGGGAGAGGCGGCTTATGCAACTTGCTCGCCTGTGCAGGCGGCAGTTGGGATTGCAGCCTGTGGCCTAAGACCGGATATCCCAAAGGAATGCCCTCAAGCCTTAAAAACTCTGATGATCAATTGCTGGAACAACTCCCCCTCCAAACGCCCAAACTTCTCTCATATCCATAACACGTTGCTCCGCGCCATTTCACGCtaa
- the LOC104761952 gene encoding uncharacterized protein At5g39865-like, translating to MWRPWRKSSVKIHDTYSPTTASFKDIHHLCSDDSPSSFPSSPCPSPRNASRVFHRVCAANLILKSWPTRQSNPLLRADSEPIRRNPNPESAKPKPEPDVRISIPGAESSIVVYFTSLRVVRPTFEACKSVTSIFHSFPVRIDERDLSMDASFSTELQRIFAKEENQKTPKLPRVFIGGRYIGGEEEVIKLHEIGELKKLVQELPKIERGVCEMCGGHRFVPCKDCHGSHKVHNEKLGGFRTCLACNENGLVRCSSCSFSTTASPPPLIP from the coding sequence ATGTGGCGGCCGTGGCGTAAATCGTCGGTTAAGATTCACGACACGTACTCTCCCACCACCGCTTCCTTCAAAGACATCCACCATCTCTGCTCCGACgattcaccttcttctttcccttccTCTCCTTGTCCTTCTCCCAGAAACGCTTCTAGAGTCTTCCACCGAGTCTGCGCAGCTAATTTGATCCTCAAATCCTGGCCAACTCGTCAATCTAATCCCCTCCTCCGCGCTGATTCCGAACCTATACGCCGGAATCCAAATCCGGAATCAGCAAAACCAAAACCCGAGCCAGATGTACGGATTTCAATCCCAGGAGCGGAGAGCAGCATCGTCGTCTACTTCACAAGCCTCCGCGTGGTTCGTCCAACGTTCGAAGCCTGCAAATCCGTTACATCGATCTTCCATAGCTTCCCCGTACGAATCGACGAACGAGATCTCTCAATGGACGCGTCTTTCTCAACAGAGCTACAACGGATCTTCGCCAAAGAAGAGAACCAGAAAACGCCGAAGCTTCCGCGAGTGTTCATCGGCGGACGGTACATCGGAGGAGAGGAAGAGGTGATAAAGCTGCACGAGATCGGGGAGCTGAAGAAGCTGGTACAAGAGTTGCCGAAGATAGAACGAGGGGTATGCGAGATGTGCGGTGGTCATAGATTCGTACCGTGTAAGGATTGTCACGGTAGCCATAAGGTTCATAATGAGAAATTAGGAGGGTTCAGAACTTGCTTAGCCTGTAACGAGAATGGTCTCGTCAGGTGTTCATCTTGTTCCTTTTCCACCACCGCATCTCCTCCACCCCTAATtccttag
- the LOC104761954 gene encoding probable inactive receptor-like protein kinase At3g56050 isoform X1 produces MSSNRRWRFNLPIIIFLTYLPLKLNSQEIAEVFDSSQENSLIQSRVNGNRRILIDAPFPGKGPALDASPPSPESATFRDPVLPPPPPPPEGDETPSPPQSGVPAQTPETTPPAITPLPVPSAPSPSQSQSPPPRTKKKSTKVFMIVGIVVGVFTVSGALVIFFLIFSRKIPIKPWTNSGQLQGALITDVPRMQLSELQAACEDFSNVIGSFSDGTIYKGTLSTGAEIAVVSAGAGSRAAWSTAMETQLLQKMHKLSKVDHKNFLNVIGYCHEEEPFSRMLVFEYAPNGCLSEHLHSQHAEHLDWPSRLRILMGIAYCLEHMHNLNPPILHTSLDSSSVYLTEDNAAKVSDFSVINSIFPSQESSSSKNLLECSLLDPQTNVFNFGAVVFEIISAQLPDPDSLFLEPKPARDIVDPTLETFQEDTVERLLEVVRQCMNPYSAQRPTMREVVVKLREITGIEADAAMPRLSPRWWTELEIISTEGN; encoded by the exons ATGAGTTCCAATAGACGTTGGAGATTCAATCTCccaatcatcatcttcctcaccTATCTTCCTCTGAAACTCAACTCCCAAG AGATTGCAGAAGTCTTTGATTCTTCTCAAGAGAATTCATTAATCCAGTCCAGAGTTAATGGGAACCGTCGCATCCTGATTGATGCACCTTTTCCTGGCAAAGGCCCTGCCCTTGATGCCTCCCCGCCATCCCCTGAATCCGCAACCTTCAGAGATCCCGTGctgcctccaccaccaccaccaccagaagGCGACGAAACCCCGAGCCCTCCTCAAAGTGGTGTGCCAGCACAAACACCAGAGACGACCCCACCTGCTATTACTCCCCTGCCTGTGCCTTCGGCTCCATCTCCGTCTCAGtctcagtctcctcctccaagaactaaaaaaaagtcTACCAAGGTTTTTATGATCGTCGGCATAGTCGTTGGCGTATTCACTGTGTCGGGGGCATTAGTCATCTTCTTTCTTATCTTCAGTCGAAAGATTCCAATCAAGCCTTGGACCAACAGTGGCCAGCTTCAAGGTGCTCTTATCACAG ATGTTCCGAGGATGCAGCTGTCTGAGCTACAAGCAGCCTGCGAAGATTTCAGTAACGTCATCGGCTCTTTCTCAGACGGTACCATTTATAAAGGAACTTTATCCACTGGTGCTGAAATCGCCGTTGTGTCTGCCGGGGCTGGTTCTCGTGCAGCCTGGTCCACCGCCATGGAAACACAGTTGCTACAAAAG ATGCATAAGTTATCCAAAGTGGATCACAAGAATTTTCTGAATGTGATCGGTTATTGCCATGAGGAAGAGCCCTTCAGCCGAATGCTTGTTTTCGAATACGCTCCCAATGGATGCCTCTCCGAGCATCTGCACT CTCAACACGCGGAGCACTTGGACTGGCCTTCCAGACTCAGAATCCTCATGGGAATAGCTTACTGTCTAGAGCACATGCACAATCTCAACCCACCCATCTTGCACACCAGTTTGGACTCCTCTTCTGTCTACTTAACTGAAGACAACGCCGCCAAAGTCTCCGACTTTTCTGTAATCAATTCCATTTTTCCCTCTCAGGAGAGTTCCTCGAGCAAGAATCTTCTAGAATGCTCATTACTTGATCCCCAGACAAATGTCTTTAATTTTGGTGCTGTTGTGTTCGAAATCATCAGTGCACAGTTACCAGACCCGGATTCTTTGTTTCTCGAACCAAAACCTGCAAGAGATATTGTGGATCCGACCCTGGAAACGTTTCAGGAGGATACTGTTGAGAGACTGTTGGAGGTGGTTAGGCAGTGTATGAATCCATACTCAGCTCAGCGACCAACAATGAGAGAGGTTGTGGTGAAGTTGAGAGAGATAACTGGAATAGAAGCTGACGCAGCAATGCCAAGGCTATCTCCACGGTGGTGGACGGAGCTGGAGATCATATCCACAGAAGGAAACTAA
- the LOC104761954 gene encoding probable inactive receptor-like protein kinase At3g56050 isoform X2, with product MSSNRRWRFNLPIIIFLTYLPLKLNSQEVFDSSQENSLIQSRVNGNRRILIDAPFPGKGPALDASPPSPESATFRDPVLPPPPPPPEGDETPSPPQSGVPAQTPETTPPAITPLPVPSAPSPSQSQSPPPRTKKKSTKVFMIVGIVVGVFTVSGALVIFFLIFSRKIPIKPWTNSGQLQGALITDVPRMQLSELQAACEDFSNVIGSFSDGTIYKGTLSTGAEIAVVSAGAGSRAAWSTAMETQLLQKMHKLSKVDHKNFLNVIGYCHEEEPFSRMLVFEYAPNGCLSEHLHSQHAEHLDWPSRLRILMGIAYCLEHMHNLNPPILHTSLDSSSVYLTEDNAAKVSDFSVINSIFPSQESSSSKNLLECSLLDPQTNVFNFGAVVFEIISAQLPDPDSLFLEPKPARDIVDPTLETFQEDTVERLLEVVRQCMNPYSAQRPTMREVVVKLREITGIEADAAMPRLSPRWWTELEIISTEGN from the exons ATGAGTTCCAATAGACGTTGGAGATTCAATCTCccaatcatcatcttcctcaccTATCTTCCTCTGAAACTCAACTCCCAAG AAGTCTTTGATTCTTCTCAAGAGAATTCATTAATCCAGTCCAGAGTTAATGGGAACCGTCGCATCCTGATTGATGCACCTTTTCCTGGCAAAGGCCCTGCCCTTGATGCCTCCCCGCCATCCCCTGAATCCGCAACCTTCAGAGATCCCGTGctgcctccaccaccaccaccaccagaagGCGACGAAACCCCGAGCCCTCCTCAAAGTGGTGTGCCAGCACAAACACCAGAGACGACCCCACCTGCTATTACTCCCCTGCCTGTGCCTTCGGCTCCATCTCCGTCTCAGtctcagtctcctcctccaagaactaaaaaaaagtcTACCAAGGTTTTTATGATCGTCGGCATAGTCGTTGGCGTATTCACTGTGTCGGGGGCATTAGTCATCTTCTTTCTTATCTTCAGTCGAAAGATTCCAATCAAGCCTTGGACCAACAGTGGCCAGCTTCAAGGTGCTCTTATCACAG ATGTTCCGAGGATGCAGCTGTCTGAGCTACAAGCAGCCTGCGAAGATTTCAGTAACGTCATCGGCTCTTTCTCAGACGGTACCATTTATAAAGGAACTTTATCCACTGGTGCTGAAATCGCCGTTGTGTCTGCCGGGGCTGGTTCTCGTGCAGCCTGGTCCACCGCCATGGAAACACAGTTGCTACAAAAG ATGCATAAGTTATCCAAAGTGGATCACAAGAATTTTCTGAATGTGATCGGTTATTGCCATGAGGAAGAGCCCTTCAGCCGAATGCTTGTTTTCGAATACGCTCCCAATGGATGCCTCTCCGAGCATCTGCACT CTCAACACGCGGAGCACTTGGACTGGCCTTCCAGACTCAGAATCCTCATGGGAATAGCTTACTGTCTAGAGCACATGCACAATCTCAACCCACCCATCTTGCACACCAGTTTGGACTCCTCTTCTGTCTACTTAACTGAAGACAACGCCGCCAAAGTCTCCGACTTTTCTGTAATCAATTCCATTTTTCCCTCTCAGGAGAGTTCCTCGAGCAAGAATCTTCTAGAATGCTCATTACTTGATCCCCAGACAAATGTCTTTAATTTTGGTGCTGTTGTGTTCGAAATCATCAGTGCACAGTTACCAGACCCGGATTCTTTGTTTCTCGAACCAAAACCTGCAAGAGATATTGTGGATCCGACCCTGGAAACGTTTCAGGAGGATACTGTTGAGAGACTGTTGGAGGTGGTTAGGCAGTGTATGAATCCATACTCAGCTCAGCGACCAACAATGAGAGAGGTTGTGGTGAAGTTGAGAGAGATAACTGGAATAGAAGCTGACGCAGCAATGCCAAGGCTATCTCCACGGTGGTGGACGGAGCTGGAGATCATATCCACAGAAGGAAACTAA